Within the bacterium genome, the region AGAGACGTTGTCGGGCCGCTTAGGCCGTCGTGTTACCACGGACGACCCGGCCCCTCGCTACGGGGCTGACAGGCATCTACCCCGGCTGGCACCTCTCAGCCAGCTAGCTACGATGTGCCCTTGGCTGGGCACTCACTTCACGAGCACCATCTTCCTGGTCTCGTCGAAACCGGGCGCCTGCAGGCGGTAGAAATACGTGCCCGACGCCGCGCGCCGGCCCGCATCGCTCTTGCCCGTCCAGAGAGCCGTATGGTTGCCGGCCGGCTGGTCGCCCGACACCAGGGTGCGCACCAGGCGGCCCGAGAGATCGAAGATCTTCAGGTCGACCCGTCCGCCGCCGGCCGGGACCGCGTAGGCGATCTTGGTCGTCGGGTTGAACGGGTTGGGGTACGCGGCGCCCAGGGCGAAGGATCTGGGCAGCGTGTCGTCGCCGACCGCCGTGCTGGTGCTGACCACGAGCGTCACCGGCACGAAGACCTGGGGGTTGTCGGGGTCGTTGCTGCCGATGGTCACGTGGCCGGTGTATGTGCCCTCCGTCAAATCGGTGGCGTTGAAGCCGACCTCCAGCTGCGTGCCGGTGGTCAAGCCGGGCACGGTGCCGGACGTGGGTGTCACGGTCAGCCAGGGATCCGGCGGCGGCACGAAGGAGAACAGGGTCGCGAGACCGTCGTGGATGTAGGGCGCGTTGAAGACGACCTGCAGCCCGACGGCGCCGCTCCCGTCTTCGATGCCGACAGTGGACTCGCTCTGCCCGTTGGTGGTCGCGTACTGGAAGACGATCGTCTGGTCCCCGTTCAGGATGACCTGGAAGGTCTGCGGGTCGCTGGTGCCGTAGTGCACCACGGCGTCCCACTCCACGATGAAGCGGTTGTTGGCCGCGTCGGCGTAGTAGTAGACCGTCCCGGCGGAGGCGGGGTTCAGGTCGTCCCAGTAGGCCGCGATCAGGTTGTTGGGTTCCTGCGCGTCGGGAATCGGGTCGTTCGTGTACGAGTTGTCGCTCGAGGTGAAGGAGAGGAACCCGTTGGAGCAGACCCTCACCGTGGTGAAGTCTGCGCCGTAGAACTTGAACGTGAAGCCCAGGGGCAGGTCGCCGGAGACGCTGTCGTCGGTGAGCGCCAGGGCGGTGCCCACGGCGTTGATCTCGGCCCAGTCGTAGGACGGGCCGCCGAACTCGTCGCTGTCGATCCAGTTGTAGCCGTAGGCGTCGGGTCCGCCGGAACCAAGCAGCGGCGACTGGCCGACGCGGGGGTCGGGATCGCCCTTGCCCGGTTCGATGGCCTCGCGCGACGCAGCCGCCGGAGGCAGGTCCATCGTTACCGAGGCTGTGAAGATCAGCTCGCCCTCGCCGTTGTTGTCCAAGGTGATGTACTGGACCGAGGTCGCGCCCGGCTGCAGGGTCTCGGTGAGATCTGGCGGCGAGACGGCCAGCTCGGGATACGTCGGCGGCGCGATGGTCGGGAACACCACGTAGTCGAGCCACGCGCAGTCGCCGCCGGTGTCGACGGAGCCGTCCTTGTCGTAGGACCAGCTGAAGGTGTGCGGACCGGCGTCCACCGGGTAGGAGGCCAGAGTCCAGTCGATCTCGCCGGCCCACGCGTTCTGCTGGCCGCCGTCGATGGAGAAGCTCAGGTAGTCGTAGCCGCTCTCCGACGAGACCTTGTAATAGAACTCGAGGTTGCCGGCCGCCAGCACGTCGAGGGTGATCGACAGCACCGATGACTGGCTATGCGTGATGTCGCCCGACTTGACGCTGTAGGCGCCCTCGTAGACCTGGTCCGTGGTCACGAACCAGTCGGCGTCGCCACTGGTCGCCCAGGGGAACACCACCAGCGTGCCGCTCTCGAAGTTGTCGAAGATGAGCTGGGGCAGGAAGAAATCCTGCGTCGCGGCGCCCTGGAAGTCCAGGGTCACCTGCTGGCTGCCCATGCCGTAGGCCGAGGCCAGCACCTCGTACACCGCCCCGGTGGGCATGGTGATCTCGTAGTAGCCGTCGAGACCGGAGGTGGCCGGGGCCAGCGGCGTGCCCAGCACGGTGATCGTGGCGCCGTCCACCGGCGCGGACTCGTCGTCGTAGACGTGGCCGCTGAGCAGGGCCGAGGGGGCCTGGGCCAGCTGCACGTCCTGGGTGGTGGTCATGTCCTCGACGACCGTCACGCCGGTCACCGTGTCGCCCAGGTAGCCGAAAGCCGAGAAGTCGAGGTCCCAGTCGCCCTGCGGCAGCATGATGTTGTAGAAGCCGCTCGCGTTGGTCGTCCGGGTGCGGTTCAACTCACCGGCGGCCGTGAAGACCACCGAGGCGCCCGCGATGGGCAGGCTGGTGGACACGTCGGTCACGGTGCCCTCGAGGGTGCCGTAGCCGGACATGACCTGCAGCACCGCCGCGTAGGCGTCCACGAAACCGTGGCCGGTGTCGTTGTCCTCGCCGGTGACGCCCATGTCGATGGCGGTATCCATGAGGATCTGCTTGATGGTCTCGACGTCGAGGCCGGGGTTGGCCGAGCGCATCAGGGCCACCACGCCGGCGATGTGCGGGCCGGCCATGGACGTGCCGTCCAGGTACTGGTAACCGCCGCCGGGCTGGGCGCTGTAGATGTCCGCGCCGGGGGCCATGATCTCGGGCTTCATGGCGTAGGCGCCGCCGCAACCCGAGGGCCCGCGGCTGGAGAAGCCGCTGACCGAGAACGGGGCGGTGTGGTTGGTCGAGCCCACGCTGAAGGTGTTGAAGAGGCTGTCGGCGCGGTCGGCCGGGCTGCGCATGGTCGTGCCGCCGGAACCCTCGTTGCCGGCGGACCAGGTCAGGACCACGCCCGCGGCTTCGCAGGCGTCGATGGCGGCCCACCAGCGCGAGTCGCAGTCGTAGTAGCCGGTGAAGCCCTCGTTGACGCCCCAGCTGTTCTGCACGACGTCGGGCACGTCGTCGAAGGTGCCGGGATTCCCGTCGGGATCGGCCATGAACTCGAGCGAGGTGATCACGGCGTTGTCGAAGGCCGTGCCGGTGCTCATGTTGATCACGTTCGAGGCGATCCACAGCGCGCCGGGGGCCACGCCGATGGTGTCGTCGGCGGCCCGGCCGGTGATGGTGCCCATGACGTGCGTGCCGTGGTAGTGCTGGTCCACGGGGGTCGGGTCGCCGAGGCCGGCGGCGTCGAGCCAGCACTCGGCGGGGTCGGCGAAGTTGCCGCGCCAGCGGGCGCTCAGGGCGGGGTGCGACCCGTCGACGCCGGTGTCGAGCACTCCGACCACGGCGCCGGTGCCGTCGATGCCGAGCTCGTCCCACACACGCCGTGCGCCCACGTCCACGACGCCGGGAGTGATGCCGATGCCGCGGGAGCCGAGGCTCTTGGCGCGGGGCTCGGTGACGGGGCCGATCAGCTCGACCACCAGGTCGGGCTCGATCACCTCCACGTCGGGGCGGGCGGCCAGCCGGGAAATCTCGTTAACGGTGGTCGCGACCACCACGGAGTTGATCAGCCAGTGGGGCGTGTAGCCGCGCACCTGGCCGCGTCCGCGCAGGGTCTCCAGTTCGTCCAGCAGCGGTTGCTGGGAGCGGACGGCCGTGTCACGCAAGGACCGGATCACGGTGCTGTGCCGGACGGGCAGCGGCGCCTTGGCGTCGCGCAGCTCCCAGTTGAGGGATTCGAGGTCAACCTGGTCG harbors:
- a CDS encoding S8 family serine peptidase — its product is MKKAFAIALALVVFAGVSYAGKVSPGLEAQMSTMNGSEEITVLVVLSDQVDLESLNWELRDAKAPLPVRHSTVIRSLRDTAVRSQQPLLDELETLRGRGQVRGYTPHWLINSVVVATTVNEISRLAARPDVEVIEPDLVVELIGPVTEPRAKSLGSRGIGITPGVVDVGARRVWDELGIDGTGAVVGVLDTGVDGSHPALSARWRGNFADPAECWLDAAGLGDPTPVDQHYHGTHVMGTITGRAADDTIGVAPGALWIASNVINMSTGTAFDNAVITSLEFMADPDGNPGTFDDVPDVVQNSWGVNEGFTGYYDCDSRWWAAIDACEAAGVVLTWSAGNEGSGGTTMRSPADRADSLFNTFSVGSTNHTAPFSVSGFSSRGPSGCGGAYAMKPEIMAPGADIYSAQPGGGYQYLDGTSMAGPHIAGVVALMRSANPGLDVETIKQILMDTAIDMGVTGEDNDTGHGFVDAYAAVLQVMSGYGTLEGTVTDVSTSLPIAGASVVFTAAGELNRTRTTNASGFYNIMLPQGDWDLDFSAFGYLGDTVTGVTVVEDMTTTQDVQLAQAPSALLSGHVYDDESAPVDGATITVLGTPLAPATSGLDGYYEITMPTGAVYEVLASAYGMGSQQVTLDFQGAATQDFFLPQLIFDNFESGTLVVFPWATSGDADWFVTTDQVYEGAYSVKSGDITHSQSSVLSITLDVLAAGNLEFYYKVSSESGYDYLSFSIDGGQQNAWAGEIDWTLASYPVDAGPHTFSWSYDKDGSVDTGGDCAWLDYVVFPTIAPPTYPELAVSPPDLTETLQPGATSVQYITLDNNGEGELIFTASVTMDLPPAAASREAIEPGKGDPDPRVGQSPLLGSGGPDAYGYNWIDSDEFGGPSYDWAEINAVGTALALTDDSVSGDLPLGFTFKFYGADFTTVRVCSNGFLSFTSSDNSYTNDPIPDAQEPNNLIAAYWDDLNPASAGTVYYYADAANNRFIVEWDAVVHYGTSDPQTFQVILNGDQTIVFQYATTNGQSESTVGIEDGSGAVGLQVVFNAPYIHDGLATLFSFVPPPDPWLTVTPTSGTVPGLTTGTQLEVGFNATDLTEGTYTGHVTIGSNDPDNPQVFVPVTLVVSTSTAVGDDTLPRSFALGAAYPNPFNPTTKIAYAVPAGGGRVDLKIFDLSGRLVRTLVSGDQPAGNHTALWTGKSDAGRRAASGTYFYRLQAPGFDETRKMVLVK